The stretch of DNA GATCCGTGCCTCCTGCATGCCCGACGAACTCAGAAGGCGAATGAAACTTTCCACAGCAGATGCACATTATTCTAACTTCTCCTTTCCCGTATTTGTACAGTATTCCATCGACTCTTTTTCCGTTGGGACCGTCTCCCACTGTGAAAACACAAGGCATGTCCTCTATTGCATTTGTCCCGACTTTTCTTCCTCCGGTTCTTGAGGTATGAGACTTCTTAGATGGACTCGCAGATATGTCTGATCCGGTGGTTTTACTTGTATTTTCTTGAGATTTCGAGCCGGAAGAACAAACATCTTGGTTATGTACTTTCCACGGTCGAGTGCTGGTGGGACTTGGCTCGTCGCTCGCTCCTACGATAGATATTTAATGTAGAAAAAACAtgtcaacaaaaaaaaatttacattaaaGTCTTAATAGTAGTCATGGAGATCAGTGTGTTCAAGTTATAATATCATATCAGGTACCTGAACTGAAATTTTCAAATGAAGGAATGTATTAACAACTTGTGCTATATAAGTTATCTAATAACAAATTCTGATCCCGTACGCAACATTCCTTAATTTTAGCAGAAACCATGAAATGATTTTTTGCCAGATACAAGCACCTCATCACCTCCAGATAAGTGTAGGGCAGTTTAAACGCGAACACTAGAGCGCAAAACGAAAAAATTTGAGATCATTGGTGCCACAAGGATAATACGGGGACATGTTCATGAAAAATGAGAGACAGAGAAACTAAATGTAATGTAACCAATCTTCAAACCTCAGAAACATATGCAAGAAACTGAATGGGAAGGAGATTGTTCATGTAGACAACTATCAAGAACTTAATCCAACCAATGTGGGACATCTAACATATCCCTCGCGTCCACGTAAAGTTTTACAAGATATTAGCGAGATATCATAAGTACGGTCCAACACATACTAAACACTTAATCCAACCGATATGAGACATCTTTCAGTTACTATGATCTTTTAGCATCTACATTTGATATCATATTAACTCTACGAAAACAAATCCATGCCTATGGATGAAGAAGTGAGagatctttaaaattttatgccTGATCTTTCTTATCATTCGTATTTCGAAGTATCCCCTTGGGATCACAAAAACACTCGGTGCGGCAAGAGAAACAAAGACTATGAATGATGAGAATCTGGAAAAAATCCATGATTTGGGACAGAACATGGAATCTAAGatatatacaaaaacacaacacAATATACTTGAGAGGCTACAGTTGATGATAATTCATTTcttcaaacttctacacaacagGATCCTACCCATGGTTTAGCTAcgcacaaaaaacaaaaaaacaaaaaacaaaaaacaaaaaaaaaaactctaccATCAAACATATGCAATCAGATCAAGAAATATATAGCCAGATAAATatcttcaaaagatcaaatTACCTTGTCGAAATTTACCCTCCGAATCCGAGACACACGATGAGCTTCCCGACCCCGGGGACGCCACTTTAGCCATAGCCACATCAGTTCCACCTCCACAAATGGCTCGTCTGGCCGCCCGAGAAATCGAACCAAAACTTTTGACTGCCGATTTGGCTTCCGAGCTCAAACTTCCACCACCAACACCGCCGCCAACATAAATTCCACCTGCTTCTTTATCACCCCTTAAAATCCTCTGCTTCTCAGACCTCCTCCTCTTAGCCTCCATCCTTCTCAATGTCTGCAATCCCTTCCTCTTCCTCCACTCTTCCTCAGTCTCCACAGGCAGTGAAGACGTCCTCACCAGACCCGTAATTGGTGTCGATTTCACATTATCACTATCATCTCTAACAACATGTGAACAAACTGCTATTGAAGAAGACCGCACCAAGCTCTTGCAACTCTTGTCTACTCCAAATCTCCCCCCCAATGAAAGCCCAAGATTCAATTCAATATCCTCACCCTTCTCTTCCAATACCTCGAATTGACTCACACTACCCCTAAACCTCTGCAACAAGTCCCTTGAATACTTGCTTACCGAAACATCCAAAGAAAGATTCTCCATATCACTTGTTGTCAATATTTTCGTGATAACAT from Primulina eburnea isolate SZY01 chromosome 6, ASM2296580v1, whole genome shotgun sequence encodes:
- the LOC140834208 gene encoding ninja-family protein AFP3-like gives rise to the protein MGDGDVITKILTTSDMENLSLDVSVSKYSRDLLQRFRGSVSQFEVLEEKGEDIELNLGLSLGGRFGVDKSCKSLVRSSSIAVCSHVVRDDSDNVKSTPITGLVRTSSLPVETEEEWRKRKGLQTLRRMEAKRRRSEKQRILRGDKEAGGIYVGGGVGGGSLSSEAKSAVKSFGSISRAARRAICGGGTDVAMAKVASPGSGSSSCVSDSEGKFRQGASDEPSPTSTRPWKVHNQDVCSSGSKSQENTSKTTGSDISASPSKKSHTSRTGGRKVGTNAIEDMPCVFTVGDGPNGKRVDGILYKYGKGEVRIMCICCGKFHSPSEFVGHAGGTDLDHPLKHIVVNSYASSLL